Proteins from one Chryseobacterium arthrosphaerae genomic window:
- a CDS encoding GIY-YIG nuclease family protein produces the protein MKNTLKQQLREKAKNHKITMGVLALKNNINGKQYVQGALNLEALENKMKFLLNGGLFVNNSQLQKDWTEYGSDAFSFETVTIIYDQENQYINYRQEIKKA, from the coding sequence ATGAAAAATACATTGAAACAACAGCTGAGAGAAAAGGCTAAAAATCATAAAATCACTATGGGTGTTCTTGCCCTGAAGAATAATATCAACGGAAAGCAGTATGTACAGGGCGCTTTGAATCTGGAAGCCCTTGAAAACAAAATGAAATTTTTACTGAACGGAGGTTTATTTGTCAACAATTCCCAGCTGCAAAAAGACTGGACTGAATATGGAAGTGATGCATTTTCCTTTGAGACAGTCACCATTATTTATGACCAGGAAAATCAGTATATCAACTACCGTCAGGAAATAAAAAAAGCATAG
- a CDS encoding MarR family winged helix-turn-helix transcriptional regulator produces the protein MISSELLFLININKLQSVISRKFDALSAHGLGFNDFVILYILSTSSESKMRRIDLAEKTGLTASGITRLLNPLEKIGMVTRETNERDARVSYVVITPNGKKIFEEAMVSAENITKGILPPKKNKSLRMAGEFLSELGGNIL, from the coding sequence ATGATAAGCTCCGAATTATTATTTTTAATCAACATCAATAAACTCCAGTCTGTGATCTCCAGAAAGTTTGATGCGCTGAGTGCCCATGGCCTTGGATTCAATGATTTTGTCATTCTTTACATCCTCAGCACGTCTTCTGAAAGTAAAATGCGAAGGATTGACCTTGCGGAAAAGACCGGCCTTACAGCTTCGGGAATCACCAGGTTATTAAATCCACTGGAAAAAATCGGGATGGTAACAAGGGAAACGAATGAAAGGGATGCGAGAGTAAGCTATGTGGTCATTACTCCCAATGGCAAAAAGATATTTGAAGAAGCCATGGTAAGTGCTGAAAATATAACAAAAGGAATCTTACCGCCTAAAAAGAATAAATCTCTGCGTATGGCAGGTGAATTCTTATCTGAACTGGGAGGAAATATATTATGA
- a CDS encoding alpha/beta fold hydrolase, which produces MKTFTIGNVDVCYEVFGDKNTKNMVLISGLGSQMIRWEDSFCRLLACQGFRVIRFDNRDSGASVFHGHEEIDSGKSIEEQFASLTPHTIPYSLMDMAHDVIGLLDHLQIDKAHIAGRSMGGIIGQLLASFYPERVITLTVIMSTSLHPDLPPTAPEVLQLMTKPGTDPAANKEQYIRERIYFAEKISGTKYPLDHHHEKALITEELRRSKTPNGIIRQLMAMGSYCYDPEVLKKITVPTLVIHGTDDLIFHPECAKNLAGSVSSSQLVLVDGMGHSIPNELHDFIGETIVDFTQYQ; this is translated from the coding sequence ATGAAAACTTTCACAATAGGCAATGTAGATGTATGCTATGAAGTATTTGGTGATAAAAACACTAAAAACATGGTGTTAATCTCAGGATTGGGAAGCCAGATGATCCGTTGGGAGGATTCTTTCTGCCGGCTGCTTGCCTGTCAGGGATTTAGGGTCATCCGTTTTGATAACAGGGATTCAGGAGCTTCTGTTTTTCATGGTCATGAAGAAATTGATTCCGGTAAAAGCATTGAAGAACAGTTTGCCTCATTAACACCCCATACGATCCCTTATTCTTTAATGGATATGGCTCATGATGTGATTGGATTGCTCGATCATTTACAAATTGATAAGGCTCATATTGCAGGGCGCTCTATGGGTGGAATTATCGGACAGCTTCTCGCTTCCTTCTATCCGGAAAGAGTGATAACACTGACGGTCATAATGTCAACTTCCTTACATCCGGATTTGCCCCCCACAGCCCCTGAAGTACTTCAGCTTATGACAAAACCGGGTACTGATCCCGCTGCAAATAAGGAACAGTATATCCGGGAAAGGATATATTTTGCAGAAAAGATTTCAGGCACAAAATATCCGCTTGATCACCATCACGAAAAAGCACTGATTACGGAAGAACTTCGTCGTTCAAAAACCCCAAACGGGATCATCAGACAGCTTATGGCCATGGGATCTTATTGCTATGATCCGGAAGTTCTGAAAAAAATAACGGTTCCGACTCTGGTTATCCACGGAACGGATGATCTGATATTTCATCCGGAGTGTGCCAAAAACCTGGCAGGTTCTGTTTCTTCTTCACAATTAGTTCTTGTAGATGGGATGGGACATTCTATTCCCAATGAATTGCATGATTTCATTGGGGAGACGATAGTAGATTTTACTCAATATCAATAA
- a CDS encoding metallophosphoesterase family protein, protein MKPNIFFTADHHFGHENIIKFSERPFESLEHMNEELIRRWNERIEPGDTVYHLGDLSLGKPDFTKEILDRLNGNIHLIKGNHEGAALTYPKRFASIRDYHELRIDEPDSNNGKQKIILFHYAMRTWNGSHRGVWQLYGHSHGTLPDDEKALSFDVGVDCHNFYPISYEGVKEIMKQKSWTPPFGPRV, encoded by the coding sequence ATGAAACCCAATATATTTTTTACAGCAGACCATCACTTTGGTCATGAAAATATTATCAAATTTTCCGAAAGACCTTTTGAGTCCCTGGAACATATGAATGAAGAACTGATCAGAAGATGGAACGAGAGGATTGAACCGGGAGATACCGTCTACCATTTAGGCGACCTGAGCCTCGGAAAACCGGATTTTACAAAAGAAATCTTAGACCGCTTAAACGGGAACATCCATCTGATCAAAGGAAATCATGAAGGTGCAGCATTGACCTATCCAAAGCGTTTTGCTTCCATCAGAGATTATCACGAACTGAGAATTGATGAACCGGACAGTAATAACGGAAAACAGAAGATCATTCTTTTTCATTACGCCATGCGTACCTGGAACGGATCACACCGTGGAGTATGGCAGTTATACGGCCATTCACACGGAACGTTACCGGATGATGAGAAAGCTTTGAGCTTCGATGTAGGAGTAGACTGCCATAATTTCTATCCCATTTCCTATGAGGGAGTCAAAGAAATTATGAAGCAGAAAAGCTGGACCCCTCCGTTTGGACCGAGAGTGTGA
- a CDS encoding 3'-5' exonuclease, whose translation MKTTDNILIIDLEATCWENRPPRGQESEIIEIGVCIMNAKTGKISRNEGILIKPRFSKVSPFCTELTTLTQNKLDSEGIMLEDAFDILRVEYDSEELTWASYGNYDLNMLQNQARRFYIDYPMGDDHINVKTLFGELHPAVRKSVGMNRALNELGFTLEGTHHRGVDDAKNIARILHWCLNQN comes from the coding sequence GTGAAAACAACAGATAATATATTAATTATAGACCTTGAAGCAACGTGCTGGGAAAACCGGCCGCCCAGAGGTCAGGAAAGCGAGATCATCGAGATCGGTGTATGCATTATGAATGCGAAGACCGGAAAAATCTCGAGGAATGAAGGGATTTTAATAAAACCCCGTTTCTCAAAGGTAAGCCCGTTTTGTACAGAATTGACCACCCTTACCCAAAATAAGTTGGATAGTGAAGGCATAATGCTCGAGGATGCATTCGATATCCTGAGAGTAGAATACGATTCTGAAGAGTTGACGTGGGCAAGCTACGGAAATTATGACCTGAATATGCTTCAGAACCAGGCAAGAAGATTCTATATAGATTATCCGATGGGAGATGATCATATCAATGTAAAAACCTTATTTGGTGAACTTCATCCTGCCGTAAGAAAAAGTGTAGGGATGAACAGGGCATTGAACGAACTGGGATTTACACTGGAAGGTACCCATCACAGAGGCGTGGATGATGCAAAGAATATTGCCAGGATCCTGCACTGGTGTCTCAATCAAAATTAA
- a CDS encoding 3'-5' exonuclease — MKTTDEILIVDLEATCWDNDRIPHGQKVDIIEIGICRLNIISKAISRKQSIYVIPERSEINRFCTNLTGITPQLIEEKGMYFEEACEKIRDEYNPELLTWAGYGNFDGEQIIEQCDWLGIKNPFSTHYLNVMYEFRKHFQLHRSMGLKRALDYLNMNFEGNHHSGADDAYNTARILSTIL; from the coding sequence ATGAAAACAACAGATGAAATATTAATTGTCGACCTGGAAGCGACCTGTTGGGATAATGACAGGATCCCACATGGACAGAAAGTCGATATTATAGAAATAGGAATTTGCAGATTAAACATAATATCAAAAGCAATTTCCCGGAAACAAAGCATCTATGTCATTCCGGAAAGATCAGAAATCAACAGATTCTGCACAAACCTTACCGGAATTACACCGCAGCTGATAGAAGAAAAAGGAATGTACTTTGAAGAAGCCTGTGAGAAAATAAGGGACGAATATAACCCAGAACTGCTCACCTGGGCAGGATACGGAAATTTCGACGGAGAGCAGATCATTGAACAGTGCGACTGGCTCGGAATTAAAAATCCTTTTTCAACACACTATCTCAATGTGATGTATGAATTCAGAAAACATTTTCAGCTTCATAGATCGATGGGTCTCAAAAGAGCCCTGGATTATCTGAATATGAATTTTGAAGGAAATCATCACAGCGGAGCAGACGATGCTTACAATACAGCCAGAATTTTAAGTACAATTTTGTAA
- a CDS encoding MBL fold metallo-hydrolase, whose protein sequence is MLQAEIKSLLKEDISILIKVPNSGKHYLCDCGEASLLTVKEVQSVSVLFISHTHIDHFSNFDGIFRHQIGSGEKVVICGPANIHQQVEARLKSYTWNLIDEKAIEYEIREIISKEEINVYTLRPPHWNLEFVKTQNFLYEDEYVNVDFAVLDHKTDSVAYLFKEKDSVTFNENASGFRKGKWISELKSAFENNDPNKEIEIEETVYKAEDLFSLLTRNPGFKLGVIMDHAASEENYEKIKAVFEEADLVYIESFYKDSDQDFAELNYHSFASASGKIMNECKVKEAIPIHFSRRYTETDQEEIETAFYKAFHKK, encoded by the coding sequence ATGTTACAGGCAGAAATAAAAAGTCTTTTAAAAGAAGACATCAGTATATTAATAAAAGTTCCGAATTCCGGAAAGCACTACTTATGCGATTGCGGTGAAGCAAGTTTATTGACGGTAAAAGAAGTACAGTCAGTATCAGTGCTGTTTATCAGCCATACCCATATCGATCATTTTTCAAATTTCGACGGTATTTTCAGACATCAGATCGGAAGCGGAGAAAAAGTGGTGATCTGTGGTCCTGCGAATATCCATCAGCAGGTAGAAGCGAGACTGAAATCTTACACCTGGAATCTGATCGATGAAAAAGCGATTGAATATGAGATCCGCGAGATCATTTCAAAAGAAGAGATCAATGTGTATACCCTTCGTCCTCCTCACTGGAATCTTGAATTCGTAAAGACTCAGAATTTCCTTTATGAAGATGAATATGTCAATGTAGATTTTGCCGTTCTGGACCACAAAACAGACTCTGTTGCTTATCTGTTCAAAGAAAAAGATTCAGTCACTTTTAATGAAAATGCTTCCGGATTCAGAAAAGGAAAATGGATCAGCGAACTGAAATCAGCGTTTGAAAATAATGATCCCAATAAGGAAATTGAGATCGAAGAAACCGTGTATAAAGCAGAAGATTTATTTTCTCTGCTGACCCGGAACCCCGGATTTAAACTGGGAGTGATCATGGATCATGCTGCATCTGAAGAGAATTATGAGAAAATAAAGGCAGTTTTTGAAGAAGCGGATCTGGTATATATCGAAAGCTTTTACAAAGATTCAGATCAGGATTTTGCAGAACTGAATTACCATAGCTTCGCTTCTGCCTCAGGAAAGATCATGAATGAATGTAAGGTGAAAGAAGCCATTCCTATCCATTTTTCCAGAAGATATACCGAAACCGATCAGGAAGAAATAGAAACCGCTTTTTATAAAGCATTTCACAAAAAATAA